The following is a genomic window from Sulfurirhabdus autotrophica.
AGAAATCTTCGAACTGGAAAACAAAAAGGCAGCTTACGCTGCCTTTTTGTGGTTCACGCATAGCGTGAAAATTACTTCATTGCATACTTCTGACGGAATTTCTCAACACGGCCAGCGGTATCAACAACACGTTGTTTACCAGTATAGAATGGATGACACTGTGAGCAAACCTCAATGTGCAGGTCTTTACCCATGGTAGAACGGGTTTTGAACGTGCTGCCGCAGCTGCATGCCACATTGATTTCGGTATAGTTTGGGTGAATTTCTGGTTTCATAAGTTTTGTCCTTGACGAATCACGCCACCAGCTAAGCGGCAGGAGCCCGTTAAAAATCGTGAATTATCTACTAAAAAATTAAATTGAGCAAGTGTAAGTTTTGCAAATGCGCAATTCACTAAGCTGCTGATTAGCCTCTTCTCATGGAATCAAAGAAGTCAGCATTGTTTTTGGTTGCCCTGATTTTGTCCAGCAAGAATTCCATCGCTTCAAGGTCATCCATCGGATAAAGTAATTTGCGCAGTACCCAGATTTTTTGCAATACATCCGGCTTGATCAGCAATTCTTCTTTACGTGTGCCCGAGCGGTTAACGTTAATGGCAGGATAGAGTCGTTTTTCCGCCATACGACGATCCAGATGGATTTCCATGTTACCGGTACCCTTGAACTCTTCATAGATCACATCGTCCATGCGAGAGCCGGTGTCAACCAGGGCTGTGGCGATAATCGTCAATGAACCGCCTTCTTCAATATTTCGCGCTGCACCGAAGAAACGTTTAGGACGTTGCAGGGCGTTAGCATCCACACCGCCGGTCAGTACTTTGCCTGAAGCAGGTACCACGGTATTGTAGGCGCGTGCCAAGCGGGTAATGGAATCCAGCAGAATAACCACATCTTTTTTATGTTCAACCAGGCGCTTGGCTTTTTCCAGAACCATCTCCGCTACTTGTACGTGACGTGTGGCTGGTTCATCAAACGTACTGGAGACAACTTCGCCGCGTACAGAGCGAGTCATCTCGGTTACTTCTTCTGGGCGCTCATCAATCAGCAGAACAATGAGTTCAACTTCAGGATGATTGGAAGTGATAGCGTGGGCAATATGCTGCAACATCACGGTTTTACCGCTTTTC
Proteins encoded in this region:
- the rpmE gene encoding 50S ribosomal protein L31: MKPEIHPNYTEINVACSCGSTFKTRSTMGKDLHIEVCSQCHPFYTGKQRVVDTAGRVEKFRQKYAMK
- the rho gene encoding transcription termination factor Rho, with the protein product MHLSDLKQKHVTELVEMAIANEIEGANRLRKQDLMFALLKNQARKGESIYGEGTLEVLPDGFGFLRSPDTSYLAGPDDIYISPSQIRRFNLHTGDSIQGEIRTPKDGERYFALVKVDKVNDEPPENSKHKILFENLTPLFPNKPLLLERDIGSEENVTGRVIDMIAPIGKGQRGLLVASPKSGKTVMLQHIAHAITSNHPEVELIVLLIDERPEEVTEMTRSVRGEVVSSTFDEPATRHVQVAEMVLEKAKRLVEHKKDVVILLDSITRLARAYNTVVPASGKVLTGGVDANALQRPKRFFGAARNIEEGGSLTIIATALVDTGSRMDDVIYEEFKGTGNMEIHLDRRMAEKRLYPAINVNRSGTRKEELLIKPDVLQKIWVLRKLLYPMDDLEAMEFLLDKIRATKNNADFFDSMRRG